From Actinopolymorpha cephalotaxi, one genomic window encodes:
- the fdh gene encoding formate dehydrogenase gives MAVRQWIEGWPVYRQLTGQDPLGRGAAVTSEHTRHLRARTEQADKVVRSICPYCAVGCGQKVYVKDGRVTQIEGDPDSPISRGRLCPKGSASKQLVTSPSRVTTVLYRRPHGTDWERIPLDRAMEMVADRVLATRRETWQDEEDGKVTRRTMGIASLGGATLDNEENYLMKKLYTAMGAVQIENQARIUHSATVPGLGASFGRGGATTFQQDLSNADCILIEGSNMAECHPVGFQWVMEAKAKGARVIHVDPRFTRTSAVADTHVALRAGSDIAFLGGLVNYVLSNGLEFREYVAAYTNAGAILREDFRDTEDLDGLFSGFDPEKVAYDTESWMYEGTETAPAAGQRDQPDEDSGGEGDAGTEHGGQRHREAARGESYGSGGAALRAKPRIDPTLQHERCVFQVLKRHFARYTPEVVEETCGIQAEQFLDVARAVTENSGRERTTAIVYSVGWTQHTVGVQYIRTASILQTLLGNMGRPGGGIMALRGHASIQGSTDIPTLFNLLPGYLPMPHAHQHRDLDSYVATDAGQTGFWGNMRSYAVSLLKAWWGDAAQPDNDFCFGYMPRITGEHGTYKTVMEQIAGTCKGYFLAGENPAVGSANAKLQRLGLANLDWLVVRDLQLIESATFWKDGPEIETGELATEETGTEIFFFPAAAHTEKDGTFTNTQRLLQWHHKAVEPPEDARSDLWFYYHLGRLMREKLAGSTDERDRPLLDLTWDYPTEGPTADPSAEAVLREINGVGPDGALSSYTELADDGSTACGCWIYSGVYAGEHNHAADRKPGQEQSLVAPQWAWAWPANRRILYNRASADPEGRPWSERKKYVWWDEEQGRWTGEDVPDFEPTKRPDYVPPEGARAQDALAGDDPFVMQADGKAWLFAPAGLTDGPLPAHYEPEESPVANPLYGQQGNPVRQRYPRRHNRYNPSGTEPGSAVFPYVFTTYRLTEHHTAGGMSRTLPYLSELQPEFFCEVSPELARERGLTHLGWATIVSARTAIEARVLVTARMKPIRMRRRTIHQVGLPYHWGPNGLSVGDAANELLSVVLDPNVHIQEAKAATCDIRPGRRPRGRDLLAMMDRYQLRAGLPADTPALDAPTGEAT, from the coding sequence GTGGCCGTACGACAGTGGATCGAGGGCTGGCCGGTCTATCGCCAGCTCACCGGTCAGGATCCCCTCGGCCGCGGCGCCGCGGTCACTTCCGAGCACACCCGCCACCTGCGGGCGCGCACCGAGCAGGCCGACAAGGTGGTCCGGTCGATCTGCCCGTACTGCGCGGTCGGCTGTGGCCAGAAGGTCTACGTCAAGGACGGCCGGGTCACCCAGATCGAGGGCGACCCCGACTCCCCCATCTCCCGCGGCCGGCTGTGCCCCAAGGGCTCGGCCAGCAAGCAGCTCGTCACCAGCCCGAGCCGGGTCACCACCGTGCTCTACCGGCGGCCGCACGGCACCGACTGGGAACGCATCCCCCTCGACCGGGCGATGGAGATGGTCGCCGACCGGGTGCTCGCGACCCGGCGCGAGACCTGGCAGGACGAGGAGGACGGCAAGGTCACCCGTCGCACCATGGGCATCGCGAGCCTGGGCGGGGCGACGCTGGACAACGAAGAGAACTACCTGATGAAGAAGCTCTACACCGCGATGGGGGCGGTGCAGATCGAGAACCAGGCCCGGATTTGACACTCCGCAACCGTTCCCGGTCTGGGAGCCAGTTTCGGTCGCGGCGGCGCCACGACGTTCCAGCAGGACCTGAGCAACGCTGACTGCATCCTCATCGAGGGCTCGAACATGGCCGAGTGCCATCCGGTCGGGTTCCAGTGGGTGATGGAGGCGAAGGCCAAGGGCGCGCGGGTGATTCACGTCGACCCGCGGTTCACCCGTACGAGCGCGGTCGCCGACACCCACGTCGCGCTGCGGGCCGGTTCCGACATCGCGTTCCTCGGCGGGCTGGTCAACTACGTGCTGAGCAACGGCCTGGAGTTCCGGGAGTACGTCGCCGCCTACACCAACGCGGGCGCGATCCTGCGCGAGGACTTCCGCGACACCGAGGACCTCGACGGGCTGTTCTCCGGCTTCGACCCCGAGAAGGTCGCCTACGACACCGAGTCCTGGATGTACGAGGGGACCGAGACCGCACCGGCGGCCGGACAACGCGACCAGCCGGACGAGGACTCCGGTGGCGAGGGCGACGCCGGCACCGAACACGGCGGCCAACGGCACCGCGAGGCGGCTCGCGGTGAGTCGTACGGCAGCGGCGGTGCGGCCCTGCGCGCCAAGCCGCGGATCGACCCCACCCTCCAGCACGAGCGCTGCGTCTTCCAGGTGCTCAAGCGGCACTTCGCCCGCTACACCCCCGAGGTCGTGGAGGAGACCTGCGGCATCCAGGCCGAGCAGTTCCTCGACGTCGCCCGGGCGGTGACGGAGAACTCCGGCCGCGAACGCACCACCGCGATCGTCTACTCCGTCGGGTGGACCCAGCACACGGTCGGTGTGCAGTACATCCGTACCGCCTCGATCCTGCAGACCCTGCTGGGCAACATGGGCCGGCCCGGCGGCGGCATCATGGCGCTGCGCGGCCACGCCAGCATCCAGGGGTCCACCGACATCCCGACGCTGTTCAACCTGCTGCCGGGCTACCTCCCGATGCCGCACGCGCACCAGCACCGGGACCTCGACTCCTACGTCGCGACCGACGCGGGCCAGACCGGGTTCTGGGGCAACATGCGCAGCTACGCCGTCAGCCTGCTGAAGGCCTGGTGGGGTGACGCGGCCCAGCCGGACAACGACTTCTGCTTCGGCTACATGCCGCGGATCACCGGCGAGCACGGCACCTACAAGACGGTGATGGAACAGATCGCCGGCACCTGCAAGGGCTACTTCCTGGCCGGGGAGAACCCCGCGGTCGGCTCGGCCAACGCCAAGCTGCAGCGGCTCGGCCTGGCCAACCTCGACTGGCTGGTGGTCCGCGACCTGCAGCTGATCGAGAGCGCGACGTTCTGGAAGGACGGCCCGGAGATCGAGACCGGCGAGCTCGCGACGGAGGAGACCGGCACCGAGATCTTCTTCTTCCCGGCCGCCGCGCACACCGAGAAGGACGGCACCTTCACCAACACCCAGCGGCTGCTGCAGTGGCACCACAAGGCGGTCGAGCCACCCGAGGACGCGCGCAGCGACCTGTGGTTCTACTACCACCTCGGCCGGCTGATGCGGGAGAAGCTGGCCGGCTCCACCGACGAGCGCGACCGCCCGCTGCTGGACCTGACCTGGGACTACCCCACCGAGGGCCCGACCGCGGACCCCTCGGCGGAGGCCGTCCTGCGCGAGATCAACGGCGTCGGCCCGGACGGCGCGCTGTCGTCGTACACCGAACTCGCCGACGACGGCTCCACCGCCTGCGGGTGCTGGATCTACTCCGGTGTCTACGCCGGCGAGCACAACCACGCCGCGGACCGCAAGCCGGGCCAGGAGCAGAGCCTGGTCGCGCCGCAGTGGGCGTGGGCGTGGCCGGCGAACCGCCGGATCCTCTACAACCGCGCCTCCGCCGACCCCGAGGGCCGGCCGTGGAGCGAGCGCAAGAAGTACGTCTGGTGGGACGAGGAGCAGGGCCGCTGGACCGGTGAGGACGTGCCCGACTTCGAGCCCACGAAGCGACCCGACTACGTCCCGCCGGAGGGTGCCCGCGCCCAGGACGCGCTGGCCGGCGACGACCCGTTCGTCATGCAGGCCGACGGCAAGGCGTGGCTGTTCGCGCCGGCGGGCCTCACCGACGGCCCGCTGCCCGCGCACTACGAGCCGGAGGAGTCACCGGTCGCCAACCCGTTGTACGGCCAGCAGGGCAACCCGGTCCGGCAGCGTTACCCGCGCCGGCACAACCGCTACAACCCGAGCGGCACCGAGCCCGGCTCGGCGGTGTTCCCGTACGTCTTCACGACGTACCGGCTCACCGAGCACCACACCGCCGGCGGGATGAGCCGCACTCTGCCCTACCTGTCCGAGCTGCAGCCGGAGTTCTTCTGCGAGGTGTCGCCGGAGCTGGCGCGGGAGCGTGGCCTCACCCACCTCGGCTGGGCGACCATCGTCTCCGCGCGGACGGCGATCGAGGCGCGGGTGCTGGTCACCGCGCGGATGAAGCCGATCCGGATGCGCCGCCGGACCATCCACCAGGTCGGCCTGCCCTACCACTGGGGGCCGAACGGGCTCAGTGTCGGCGACGCGGCCAACGAACTGCTGTCGGTGGTGCTCGACCCCAACGTCCACATCCAGGAGGCCAAGGCCGCGACCTGCGACATCCGGCCCGGGCGGCGACCACGCGGGCGTGATCTGCTGGCCATGATGGACCGCTACCAGCTGCGGGCGGGTCTGCCGGCCGACACCCCGGCCCTCGACGCCCCGACAGGAGAGGCGACCTGA
- a CDS encoding selenocysteine-specific translation elongation factor gives MYVVATAGHVDHGKSTLVRRLTGMEPDRWAEERRRGLTIDLGFAWTRLPDGQPLAFVDVPGHERFVPNMLAGAGPVAAAMFVVAADEGWRAQSAEHLAALDALGVRHGLLVVTRADLADPEPARAQALEHLAASTLGSRGPGGTVPSVAVSGRTGAGLDDLLTELVALTRRLPTPDPDADVRLWVDRSFSVRGAGTVVTGTLTAGTITVGDTLSAAGSAAGSAAGRLVRVRGLQALGEDVRNVSGTARIAANLRGVDRTDLGRGDALVTPGAWRETEVADVALRSTGDSGDAGAGGDGAGELPGTLVLHVGAAAVPVRVRPLGPDAARLTLDRPLPLRTGDRGLLRDPGRHQVAAGVVVLDAAPPGLRRRGAARARAATLEPVLREASATDEPTAPANLAAYVAGLHLREHGLVRREELRALGLPELPPDGLDVGADWCANAGRWAELISRAPEELAGWEREQPLAAGMPSDVLRQRLGVPAALLPAVAGAAHLVLRDGQVRRPGTEATLPPAVEKAVRAVEDDLAAEPFAAPEAARLAELGLDTRELAAAVRAGRLLRVTDTVVLLPGAPDQARRTLAALDQPFTLSQARIALGTTRRVAVPLLELLDERGVTERLPDSSRRLAPRATVSEGR, from the coding sequence ATGTACGTCGTCGCCACCGCCGGCCACGTCGACCACGGCAAGTCGACGCTGGTCCGCCGCCTCACCGGCATGGAGCCGGACCGCTGGGCCGAGGAACGCCGCCGCGGGCTGACCATCGACCTGGGCTTCGCCTGGACCCGGCTGCCCGACGGCCAGCCGCTGGCCTTCGTCGACGTGCCCGGCCACGAGCGGTTCGTCCCCAACATGCTCGCCGGCGCGGGGCCGGTGGCGGCCGCGATGTTCGTGGTGGCCGCCGACGAGGGGTGGCGGGCGCAGTCGGCCGAGCACCTCGCCGCGCTGGACGCGCTCGGCGTACGTCACGGGCTGCTCGTCGTCACCCGCGCCGATCTTGCCGACCCCGAACCCGCACGGGCGCAGGCGCTGGAACACCTCGCGGCCAGCACGCTCGGCTCGCGCGGCCCCGGCGGCACCGTCCCGTCGGTCGCGGTGAGCGGCCGCACCGGCGCCGGGCTGGACGACCTGCTGACCGAACTGGTCGCGCTGACCCGCCGGCTGCCCACGCCGGACCCGGACGCCGACGTACGGCTGTGGGTGGACCGCTCGTTCAGCGTGCGCGGCGCCGGCACGGTGGTGACCGGCACACTCACCGCGGGCACCATCACGGTCGGCGACACTCTTTCCGCCGCCGGTTCCGCCGCCGGTTCCGCCGCCGGCCGGCTGGTGCGGGTCCGCGGCCTGCAGGCGCTCGGCGAGGACGTACGAAACGTGTCCGGGACCGCCCGGATCGCTGCGAACCTGCGCGGTGTGGACCGTACGGACCTCGGCCGCGGCGACGCGCTGGTCACCCCCGGCGCCTGGCGGGAGACCGAGGTCGCCGACGTCGCGCTCCGGTCCACCGGGGATTCCGGGGATGCCGGAGCTGGCGGCGATGGAGCGGGCGAGCTGCCCGGGACGCTGGTGCTGCACGTCGGCGCGGCCGCGGTACCGGTGCGGGTCCGCCCGCTCGGACCGGACGCGGCCAGGCTCACCCTCGACCGGCCGCTGCCGCTGCGCACCGGCGACCGCGGCCTGCTGCGCGACCCCGGCCGGCACCAGGTCGCCGCGGGGGTGGTGGTGCTGGACGCCGCACCACCGGGACTGCGCCGCCGGGGTGCGGCCCGGGCCAGGGCGGCGACCCTCGAGCCGGTCCTACGGGAGGCGAGCGCCACCGACGAACCGACCGCCCCGGCCAACCTCGCCGCGTACGTCGCCGGTCTGCACCTGCGCGAGCACGGCCTGGTGCGCCGAGAGGAGCTCCGCGCGCTGGGGCTGCCCGAGCTGCCGCCGGACGGTCTCGACGTCGGCGCCGACTGGTGCGCGAACGCCGGCCGCTGGGCGGAGCTGATCAGCAGGGCACCGGAGGAGCTGGCCGGCTGGGAACGCGAGCAGCCGCTGGCCGCCGGCATGCCGTCCGACGTACTCCGGCAGCGTCTCGGTGTGCCCGCCGCCCTGCTCCCGGCCGTGGCCGGCGCCGCGCACCTGGTGCTGCGGGACGGTCAGGTACGCCGGCCCGGCACCGAGGCGACGCTGCCCCCGGCGGTGGAGAAGGCGGTGCGCGCGGTCGAGGACGACCTGGCCGCCGAGCCGTTCGCGGCACCCGAGGCTGCCCGGCTGGCCGAACTCGGCCTCGACACCCGCGAGCTCGCCGCGGCGGTGCGGGCCGGCCGGCTGCTCCGCGTCACCGACACGGTGGTGCTGCTGCCCGGCGCCCCGGACCAGGCCCGGCGTACTCTCGCGGCCCTCGACCAGCCGTTCACCCTCAGCCAGGCACGGATCGCGCTGGGCACGACCCGCAGGGTGGCGGTTCCCCTGCTGGAGCTGCTCGACGAGCGCGGCGTCACCGAGCGGCTGCCCGACAGCAGCCGCCGGCTCGCCCCGCGCGCCACTGTCAGCGAAGGGCGCTAG
- the selA gene encoding L-seryl-tRNA(Sec) selenium transferase: MTDARRRVPRTDAVLADPRLAEPARHLGRAAVKAAVVAAQQRVREGRVEPGALVDAVLAGLPASATSLRRVVNATGVIVHTNLGRAPLSAAAREALDVAAGTTDVEYDLATGARARRGRGALDALASAVPDAGGVHVVNNNAAALLLVALTLAQGREIVLSRGEFVEIGDGFRIPDLLAASGARLREVGTTNRTTLADYEQAIGPDTGFVLKIHPSNFVVSGFTAGVDVAGLAGLGERLGVPVVADIGSGLLAPHPLLPDEPDAASTLRAGATLVTASGDKLLGGPQTGLLFGVREVVERVRRHPAARAMRVDKLTLAALEATLRGPVPPVRAALDAEPAELRVRADKLAAALAGAGIDATVVACRSAVGGGGAPEVELASWGVGVPAGWAVPLRTGDPPVAGRVHEGRCVLDLRTVAPEDDTVVADAVARVAAGPAPGAGT; encoded by the coding sequence ATGACCGACGCCCGCCGCCGCGTACCCCGTACGGACGCCGTCCTCGCCGACCCACGGCTGGCCGAGCCGGCGCGGCACCTCGGCCGGGCCGCGGTGAAGGCGGCCGTCGTCGCCGCGCAGCAACGCGTCCGCGAGGGCCGGGTCGAGCCCGGGGCCCTCGTCGACGCCGTACTCGCCGGCCTGCCCGCCTCGGCCACCAGCCTGCGCCGGGTGGTGAACGCGACCGGCGTGATCGTGCACACCAACCTCGGCCGCGCCCCGCTGTCGGCCGCGGCCCGGGAGGCGCTGGACGTCGCCGCCGGGACCACCGACGTGGAGTACGACCTGGCCACCGGCGCCCGGGCTCGGCGCGGGCGGGGCGCCCTGGACGCGCTCGCCTCGGCCGTGCCCGACGCGGGCGGGGTGCACGTCGTCAACAACAACGCCGCCGCGCTGCTGCTGGTCGCGCTGACCCTGGCGCAGGGCCGGGAGATCGTGCTCAGCCGGGGCGAGTTCGTCGAGATCGGCGACGGCTTCCGGATCCCGGACCTGCTGGCGGCGAGCGGCGCCCGGCTGCGTGAGGTGGGTACGACGAACCGGACCACGCTCGCGGACTACGAGCAGGCGATCGGCCCGGACACGGGGTTCGTGCTGAAGATCCACCCGTCCAACTTCGTCGTGTCCGGCTTCACCGCCGGGGTGGACGTCGCCGGCCTGGCCGGGCTCGGCGAGCGCCTCGGCGTACCCGTCGTGGCCGACATCGGGTCCGGCCTGCTCGCCCCGCACCCGCTGCTGCCGGACGAGCCGGACGCCGCGAGCACCCTGCGCGCGGGCGCGACGCTGGTCACCGCGAGCGGCGACAAGCTGCTCGGCGGACCGCAGACCGGCCTGCTGTTCGGCGTACGCGAGGTGGTGGAGCGGGTCCGCCGGCACCCGGCCGCGCGGGCGATGCGGGTGGACAAGCTCACCCTCGCGGCGCTGGAGGCGACGCTGCGCGGGCCGGTTCCGCCGGTGCGCGCCGCGCTGGACGCCGAGCCGGCGGAGTTGCGGGTACGCGCGGACAAGCTCGCCGCCGCGCTCGCCGGAGCCGGGATCGACGCCACCGTGGTCGCCTGCCGGTCGGCGGTCGGCGGAGGCGGGGCACCCGAGGTGGAGCTGGCGAGCTGGGGCGTCGGCGTGCCCGCGGGATGGGCGGTGCCGTTGCGTACCGGCGACCCGCCGGTGGCCGGCCGGGTGCACGAGGGCCGCTGCGTACTCGACCTGCGCACCGTCGCGCCCGAGGACGACACCGTGGTCGCGGACGCGGTCGCCCGCGTCGCCGCGGGTCCGGCGCCCGGCGCGGGAACCTGA
- a CDS encoding DUF3224 domain-containing protein, with product MGHRATGSFEITRWDATTEEEDGGVTIASVLVGKEFRGGLTGTSTARLLTVAGRVPTSAAYVAIERMTGTLDGRTGTFVVQHAATMETDDAGPYSTMTVTVVPDTGTGELTGIRGEVTITVHEDGGHTYAIEYDFTRP from the coding sequence ATGGGACACCGTGCGACCGGAAGCTTCGAGATCACCCGCTGGGACGCCACCACCGAGGAGGAGGACGGCGGCGTGACGATCGCGAGCGTCCTCGTCGGCAAGGAGTTCCGCGGCGGCCTGACGGGGACGAGCACGGCCCGGCTGCTCACGGTCGCCGGGCGGGTGCCGACGTCGGCGGCGTACGTCGCGATCGAGCGGATGACCGGCACCCTGGACGGGCGCACCGGCACCTTCGTCGTCCAGCACGCGGCGACGATGGAGACCGACGACGCGGGCCCGTACAGCACCATGACGGTGACCGTCGTCCCGGACACCGGGACCGGCGAGCTCACCGGGATCCGCGGCGAGGTCACGATCACCGTGCACGAGGACGGCGGCCACACCTACGCGATCGAGTACGACTTCACCCGGCCCTGA
- the selD gene encoding selenide, water dikinase SelD encodes MTQTRTPSDATAESGAIRLTQYAHGGGCACKIPPGELEQIVAGLAGGGGADEGAPTPPGELLVGLDAGDDAAVVGVRDGLALVLTTDFFTPVVDDPYDWGRIAAANALSDVYAMGGTPVVAVNLLAWPRDVLPFELATEVLRGGLDVARQAGCHLAGGHSVDDPEPKYGMAVTGLVDPGQVMRNDAGRAGVPLSLTKPLGVGVLNSRHKATGEVFAEAVASMTALNAEAARAAVAAGVRCATDVTGFGLLGHLYKLARASGVTAVVDAAAVPYLPGAREALRDGYVSGGTRRNLDWVAPHADLSAVSADEALLLADAQTSGGLLVAGEVPGAPVIGELVPRGEHVLVVR; translated from the coding sequence ATGACGCAGACCCGAACGCCCTCCGACGCCACCGCGGAGTCCGGCGCGATCCGGCTGACGCAGTACGCCCACGGCGGCGGGTGCGCCTGCAAGATCCCGCCGGGCGAGCTGGAGCAGATCGTCGCGGGCCTCGCCGGCGGCGGGGGTGCTGACGAGGGCGCGCCCACGCCGCCGGGTGAGCTGCTGGTCGGGCTGGACGCGGGCGACGACGCGGCCGTCGTCGGCGTACGCGACGGCCTGGCGCTCGTCCTCACCACCGACTTCTTCACGCCGGTGGTCGACGACCCGTACGACTGGGGCCGGATCGCCGCCGCCAACGCGCTGTCCGACGTCTATGCGATGGGCGGTACGCCGGTCGTCGCGGTCAACCTGCTGGCCTGGCCCCGCGACGTGCTGCCGTTCGAGCTGGCCACCGAGGTGCTGCGCGGCGGACTCGATGTGGCCCGGCAGGCCGGCTGCCACCTCGCCGGCGGGCACAGCGTGGACGACCCGGAGCCGAAGTACGGCATGGCGGTGACCGGTCTGGTCGACCCGGGCCAGGTGATGCGCAACGACGCGGGCCGGGCCGGCGTGCCGCTCAGCCTCACCAAGCCGCTCGGTGTGGGCGTCCTGAACTCCCGGCACAAGGCGACCGGCGAGGTGTTCGCGGAGGCGGTCGCCTCGATGACCGCGCTCAACGCAGAAGCCGCGCGGGCCGCGGTGGCGGCGGGGGTGCGGTGCGCGACCGACGTCACCGGGTTCGGCCTGCTGGGGCACCTGTACAAGCTGGCGCGGGCCAGCGGGGTGACCGCGGTCGTGGACGCCGCCGCGGTGCCGTACCTCCCCGGCGCCCGGGAGGCGCTGCGGGACGGTTACGTCAGCGGCGGCACCCGCCGCAACCTGGACTGGGTGGCCCCGCACGCGGACCTGTCCGCGGTGTCCGCCGACGAGGCACTGCTGCTCGCCGACGCGCAGACCTCCGGCGGCCTGCTGGTCGCCGGCGAGGTGCCGGGCGCGCCCGTGATCGGTGAGCTGGTGCCGCGCGGTGAGCACGTCCTCGTGGTCCGATGA
- a CDS encoding catalase, whose product MDDPTTNNPTTASGDGANGADGADSKDQQLEAYRVDIEGTHLTTDQGVRVDSTDDSLAAGERGPTLLEDFHLREKMTHFDHERIPERVVHARGAGAYGYFEAYESMADVTVADFLAEPGRRTPVFVRFSTVGGSRGSADTVRDVRGFATKFYTRQGNYDLVGNNMPVFFIQDGIKFPDFVHAVKPEPHNEIPQAASAHDTFWDFIGLQPESLHMVMWLMSDRALPRSYRMMEGFGVHTFRFVDAEGRGTFVKFHWKPLLGVHSLVWDEAQKTSGKDPDFNRRDLWKSIESGQYPEWELGVQLVPEEDEFKFDFDLLDATKLIPEEQVPVRRIGKLVLDRNPDNFFAETEQVAFHTANIVPGIDFTNDPLLQARNFSYLDTQLIRLGGPNFAQIPVNRPVAPVANNHRDGYHQHQIYRTQSSYSPNTIGGGCPAVGGDGEVFRHYQQRVEGHTIRNRSESFKEYYNQATLFWNSMSAPEKEHIVAAFQFELGKVERKYIRERVVEHLNRIDHELAFAVATGVGVEPPAKADRPNHGKSSPALSQVRPGGPIDTRMVAVLAADGVDEVHVNALVENLAGFGLLPEVLGLRDGKLTTTNGSMVEADRRLNTVASVLYDAVVVPGGAEAAQALSRDGEALHFLAEAFKHAKTVGAVAEGIDVLTRAPIGEVMVATNSDRPVDDRGVITQGRGPDKNRLEDFCRVFAEAMSGHRHWDRETDAVPA is encoded by the coding sequence ATGGACGACCCGACCACGAACAACCCGACCACGGCATCCGGTGACGGTGCCAACGGTGCTGACGGTGCCGACAGCAAGGACCAGCAGCTCGAGGCGTACCGGGTGGACATCGAGGGCACGCACCTGACCACCGACCAGGGTGTCCGTGTCGACAGCACCGACGACTCCCTCGCGGCGGGTGAGCGTGGTCCGACGCTGCTGGAGGACTTCCACCTCCGGGAGAAGATGACCCACTTCGACCACGAGCGGATCCCCGAGCGGGTGGTGCACGCGCGCGGTGCGGGTGCGTACGGCTACTTCGAGGCGTACGAGTCGATGGCCGACGTCACCGTCGCCGACTTCCTGGCCGAGCCGGGCCGGCGTACTCCCGTGTTCGTGCGGTTCTCCACCGTCGGTGGCTCGCGCGGGTCGGCCGACACCGTGCGCGACGTACGCGGGTTCGCGACGAAGTTCTACACCAGGCAGGGAAACTACGACCTGGTGGGCAACAACATGCCCGTGTTCTTCATCCAGGACGGCATCAAGTTCCCCGACTTCGTGCACGCTGTCAAACCCGAACCCCACAACGAGATTCCGCAGGCCGCGTCCGCCCACGACACGTTCTGGGACTTCATCGGGCTGCAGCCGGAGTCGCTGCACATGGTGATGTGGCTGATGTCGGACCGCGCACTGCCACGCAGCTACCGGATGATGGAGGGCTTCGGCGTCCACACGTTCCGGTTCGTCGACGCCGAGGGACGCGGCACGTTCGTGAAGTTCCACTGGAAGCCGCTGCTCGGCGTCCACTCGCTGGTGTGGGACGAGGCGCAGAAGACCTCCGGCAAGGACCCCGACTTCAACCGCCGGGACCTGTGGAAGTCGATCGAGTCCGGCCAGTATCCCGAGTGGGAGCTCGGTGTGCAGCTGGTGCCGGAGGAGGACGAGTTCAAGTTCGACTTCGACCTGCTGGACGCGACGAAGCTCATTCCGGAGGAGCAGGTGCCGGTCCGCCGGATCGGCAAGCTGGTGCTCGACCGCAACCCGGACAACTTCTTCGCCGAGACCGAGCAGGTGGCGTTCCACACCGCGAACATCGTGCCCGGCATCGACTTCACCAACGACCCGCTGCTGCAGGCGCGCAACTTCTCCTACCTCGACACGCAGCTGATCCGGCTGGGCGGACCGAACTTCGCCCAGATCCCGGTCAACCGGCCGGTCGCCCCGGTCGCCAACAACCACCGGGACGGCTACCACCAGCACCAGATCTACCGCACGCAGTCCAGCTACTCCCCGAACACCATCGGCGGCGGCTGCCCCGCGGTGGGCGGCGACGGCGAGGTCTTCCGCCACTACCAGCAGCGCGTCGAGGGTCACACGATCCGCAACCGGAGCGAGAGCTTCAAGGAGTACTACAACCAGGCCACGTTGTTCTGGAACAGCATGTCCGCGCCGGAGAAGGAGCACATCGTCGCGGCGTTCCAGTTCGAGCTGGGCAAGGTGGAGCGCAAGTACATCCGCGAACGCGTCGTCGAACACCTCAACCGGATCGACCACGAGCTCGCGTTCGCCGTGGCCACCGGGGTCGGGGTGGAGCCGCCGGCGAAGGCGGATCGCCCCAACCACGGCAAGTCCTCCCCGGCGCTGAGCCAGGTGCGTCCGGGCGGGCCGATCGACACCCGGATGGTCGCGGTGCTCGCCGCCGACGGCGTGGACGAGGTGCACGTGAACGCCTTGGTGGAGAACCTCGCCGGCTTTGGTCTGCTGCCGGAGGTGCTCGGCCTGCGGGACGGGAAGCTGACCACCACGAACGGTTCGATGGTCGAGGCCGACCGCCGGCTGAACACCGTGGCGTCGGTGCTGTACGACGCGGTGGTCGTGCCCGGCGGTGCCGAGGCCGCGCAGGCGCTGTCCCGCGACGGCGAGGCGCTGCACTTCCTCGCCGAGGCGTTCAAGCACGCCAAGACCGTCGGCGCGGTGGCGGAGGGAATCGACGTCCTCACCCGGGCGCCGATCGGTGAGGTCATGGTGGCCACGAACTCCGACCGGCCGGTCGACGACCGCGGCGTGATCACCCAGGGCCGCGGCCCGGACAAGAACCGGCTGGAGGACTTCTGCCGGGTGTTCGCCGAGGCGATGAGCGGGCACCGGCACTGGGACCGCGAGACCGACGCCGTTCCCGCCTGA